TTTGCCGAAATTTTCCGCGGCGGAATCCAGTCGATTCCTAAAGGACAGTACGAGGCCGCCTACATGCTCGGCATGACCCGTACGCAGACATTCTTCCGCATCATTTTACCGCAGGTGGTAAAGCGTGTGGTGCCCGCGAGTGCAAACGAAGTGATTACCTTGGTGAAGGATACATCGCTTGCGCAGGTGATTGCGGTGACGGAACTTTTTGCATTGGCCAAGAAACAGCAGGCGGCATATGCCAGCATTTATCCGCTGTTTGTGGCAGGTGTGTTCTACTATGTGGCAAACCTTTTGCTGAGCGTGCTTTTCGCCTATCTGGAACGCAAGCTCAATTACTATAAGTGAGGCGTGGAATGGAAAACGTGAATGAATCTGCGCCGATCCTCAAGGTAGAACACGTCAAGAAGTCCTTTGGCGACTTGCATGTGCTCAAGGATATTTCTTTTGACCTGAAGGCGGGCGAGGTGCTCTCGATTATCGGACCCAGCGGCTCCGGCAAGAGTACGCTGTTGCGCTGCCTTACCCAGCTCGAAGCGGTTGACGGCGGCCTGGTGCAGGTCGACGGCAAGGACATGGTAGTCCCCAACACATCGGCGAAGGGCTCAGCAGTCAAGTACGCGCCGGCGAAAACGCTCCGCGATATTCGACTTTCTACGGGGCTCGTGTTCCAGAACTTCAACTTGTTCCCGCATTTGACGGTGCTTCAGAACCTTTGCCTCGCTCCGGTGCGTGTGCTTGGGGACGAACGCAAAGAAGCCCGCGCCATGGGTCGATTCTTGCTCAAGCGCATGGGCCTCGAAGGCAAGGAGAAGGCTTACCCCTGCGAACTCAGCGGCGGCCAGCAGCAGCGCGTGTCCATTGCCCGCGCACTCGCGATGAACCCTAAGATTCTTTTCTTCGACGAGCCGACCTCTGCGCTAGACCCGGAACTCACTGGCGAAGTGCTCAAGATTATCAAGAAACTTGCCGAAGACAAGATGACCATGGTCATCGTGACGCATGAAATGGCTTTTGCCCGTGATGTGGCGGATAAGGTCATCTTTATGGATGGTGGCGTTATCGTGGAGCAGGGAAGCCCTGATTTCGTGTTCAACCAGTCCGGGAACGAACGCTTGTCGCAATTCTTGTCAAGATTTTCTAAAAATTGATTTCTTGTAACATAAAAAGGGACCGCGGCGATGCGGCCCTTTTTACATTTTTTAGCAGTTAGCTTGCTCCTGTCGCTTTTTTTTTCTTATTTTTTAAGGCGAAGAAGGATTGTAAAGTGAAAAAGATTTTTGCGTTTATAGCCTTTATCGCCTTTGTTGTGGCTATCATCGGTTGTGAAAAAAGAGATGATTCCTACAAGAAGGTTATTGAAAAGGGGGAATTAACCATTGGCCTCGATGCCTATTATCCGCCAATGGGTTTTTATGACCAAGATGGCGACATCGTTGGCTTTGATATAGATCTCGCCGTAGAGGTTTGTGCCCGTATGGGTATCAAACTCAAGACGGTTCCGATTAATTGGGACAACAAGGAACATGAATTGAATTCGGGTGCAATTGACTGCATCTGGAATGGCATGAGTGTCGATAGTTCCCGCGCTTCGACCATGAGCTTGAGCGATCCGTACTTTAATAATGGCATGTTTTTTGTAGTGAAGGATTCTTCGCTTGCGAATATGGATTCCCTTAAAAATAGGAGAATTGCCTTGCAGAAGGGCTCCACTTCGCAAGACCATTTGGTCACATCCGAGATAGGGATGTCCGCTAAGGAAATCGTTGCTTTTGAAGACAACCTCAAGGCGCTTGCGGCATTGGACAGCGGCGATGTCGATGTTGTGTACATGGATAAAGTCATCGCAGAGTATTTGATTTTTAAATCCAAGAAAGAATACTTCTTGTGGGCGGATCCTCATATTAAAGAAAAGCTTGCTATCGGTTTCCGCAAGAACGACCTTGCTCTCCGCGATGCCGTAAATGATATGATGAAGGCGATGAAGGTCGATGGTCGTTTTGTGAAAATTTCAATGAAATGGTTTGGCAAATAAGTTTGAAAAGGAAAACGTCATGAACAAGTTTTTCACGGTTATATCTGCCATTGCCTGCGCTGTTGCGCTTTCTGGCTGCAATGAGAAAAAACAATCCCTGCATTCGGATTATTCATTCGATAGGGTAAAGGCTTCTGGTATTTTGGTCATGGGGCACATGGGTGATTTCCCTCCCATGGTCTTTACCGATAAGGACAGCAACGTCGTGGGTTTCGACGTGGACCTGGCGCGTGAAGTATGCTCCCGCTTGGGAGTGAAACTTAAATTGCACTTGATCCCTTGGGCCGACAAGGAAAAAGAATTGTATACCGGAAATATCGACTGCATCTGGAACGGCATGAGTGTCGATAGCGCCCGTGCTTCTTCCATGAACTTGAGCGATCCTTACCTTACCAACAGACTGGTTTTCATGGTGAAGAACGAGTCCTACAATAGCTTGGATTCTTTGAAGGGTAAAAGGATCGGCGTTCAGAATGCATCGACTGCTTGGTCAATGATTGAACAGTCTGAAATTAAAAAGGATGTCAAGGAAATCGTGCAGTTTGAAACTATGAACCTTGCGCTGGACGCCATGGTGCAAGATTCTGTCGATGCCGTGTTTATGGATGAAGTCGCTGCCAAGTACTGGAATGTCTTGAACAATAAAAAATATGCCATTTTGGAAGATGGCGTGTTCAATGAGTTTTATGCGGTCGGATTCCGCAAAGCTGACAAGGCTCTCCGCGATACAATAAATGCCGTCCTTGCTTCGATGAAGAAAGACGGCAAATTCGTTGATGTTACGGTCAAGTGGTTCGGTAAGTAGTTACCGGTACTGAGCGCTCCAGCGGCGCTTGAAGCGGGGCTCGTCCAGGACTTTAGCCCAGATGAATCCCTTACGCACGTCGGTAAGGTTTTTAGTCGAAACAAGGGGTGCGCGGCGCGGAGCCTGTTCGGTTCCACTCACGACATCATTTCCCATGAATGCGGCGGCAGATTCACGTGCAGACTTGGCGCGTTCTTCGAGAGCGTTCAGCTCACGCTGGCGCTCCAGTTCCTTGCGGCGCAACTCGTCCATTTCGGCTTCGTGATGCTTGCGAGCGGCGGATTCTCTTTCTTGCTCGGCACGCTTTTCGTGGAGCAGCAAGTTGTCGAGTTCTTCCATGTCGTGCACTAAAACGTCGCAGTCGCCTTCGCCCATGTCGCGGCCCACGATGCGGTGGGCTTGCAAATCCATGAGCATTTCGGCGGCGGTGTTTTCGTCAACGTCGAATTCTTCCATCAAGAATTCCAGGTCGATAAAATCTACGCCGATAACGACTTCGGCAATGTCGCGAAGCGTCAGCTGCTCTGCGTGCTTACGTTGCACCGGGGGAGTGGGCGGCTCGATATTGCCTTGCGTCGCTTGGCGCTGGGCGTTTTCGAACTGGCGGATCAAATCTTGCAACGAGCGCGGAGGGGTGTGCCCTTGCGCCGGTTCTTCGGATTCGTCCAGTTCGTCGTCATCGGTCTGGTATTGCGGCGGCACCTGTTGTTGCTGCTGTTGCTCCCTTCGGTTGGCCGCGACCTTCTTAATGACGATATCGAGAACCCATATTCCTATGAGAATGAGTAGTCCTTCCATGGTTACTACTTAGTCTCCGGGGCAGCTCCGATTTCCTTGCGCATCTGCGTGTCGGCTTCGATATTCTTGAGGTTGTAATAGTCCATTACGCCGAGCTTGCCGTCGCGAAGGGCCGATGCCATAGCCATCGGAATCTGGGCTTCGGCTTCCACGAGT
Above is a genomic segment from Fibrobacter sp. UWB5 containing:
- a CDS encoding amino acid ABC transporter permease, translated to MSELSTLLPILWGGFCTTLAIFGLTLLFSIPLGLLIAVLKMSKWRVVRYPVSFYISVMRGTPLLLQIVAIYFGSYYLSEYSGLGFSFDRFPAVIVAFSINYAAYFAEIFRGGIQSIPKGQYEAAYMLGMTRTQTFFRIILPQVVKRVVPASANEVITLVKDTSLAQVIAVTELFALAKKQQAAYASIYPLFVAGVFYYVANLLLSVLFAYLERKLNYYK
- a CDS encoding amino acid ABC transporter ATP-binding protein: MENVNESAPILKVEHVKKSFGDLHVLKDISFDLKAGEVLSIIGPSGSGKSTLLRCLTQLEAVDGGLVQVDGKDMVVPNTSAKGSAVKYAPAKTLRDIRLSTGLVFQNFNLFPHLTVLQNLCLAPVRVLGDERKEARAMGRFLLKRMGLEGKEKAYPCELSGGQQQRVSIARALAMNPKILFFDEPTSALDPELTGEVLKIIKKLAEDKMTMVIVTHEMAFARDVADKVIFMDGGVIVEQGSPDFVFNQSGNERLSQFLSRFSKN
- a CDS encoding transporter substrate-binding domain-containing protein — encoded protein: MKKIFAFIAFIAFVVAIIGCEKRDDSYKKVIEKGELTIGLDAYYPPMGFYDQDGDIVGFDIDLAVEVCARMGIKLKTVPINWDNKEHELNSGAIDCIWNGMSVDSSRASTMSLSDPYFNNGMFFVVKDSSLANMDSLKNRRIALQKGSTSQDHLVTSEIGMSAKEIVAFEDNLKALAALDSGDVDVVYMDKVIAEYLIFKSKKEYFLWADPHIKEKLAIGFRKNDLALRDAVNDMMKAMKVDGRFVKISMKWFGK
- a CDS encoding transporter substrate-binding domain-containing protein; amino-acid sequence: MNKFFTVISAIACAVALSGCNEKKQSLHSDYSFDRVKASGILVMGHMGDFPPMVFTDKDSNVVGFDVDLAREVCSRLGVKLKLHLIPWADKEKELYTGNIDCIWNGMSVDSARASSMNLSDPYLTNRLVFMVKNESYNSLDSLKGKRIGVQNASTAWSMIEQSEIKKDVKEIVQFETMNLALDAMVQDSVDAVFMDEVAAKYWNVLNNKKYAILEDGVFNEFYAVGFRKADKALRDTINAVLASMKKDGKFVDVTVKWFGK